A window of the Enterobacteriaceae bacterium 4M9 genome harbors these coding sequences:
- the purM gene encoding phosphoribosylformylglycinamidine cyclo-ligase → MTEKTSLSYKDAGVDIDAGNALVDRIKGVVKKTRRPEVMGGLGGFGALCALPQKYREPVLVSGTDGVGTKLRLAMDLKRHDTIGIDLVAMCVNDLVVQGAEPLFFLDYYATGKLDVDTAASVISGIAEGCLQSGCALVGGETAEMPGMYHGEDYDVAGFCVGVVEKSEIIDGSKVADGDVLVALASSGPHSNGYSLVRKVIEVSGCDPLTTDLDGKTLADHLLAPTRIYVKSVLALIEALEVHAIAHLTGGGFWENIPRVLPDNTQAVIDESSWQWPQVFNWLSQAGNISRHEMYRTFNCGVGMVIALPAGEADNAIELLNKLGEKAWKIGIIKASDSEQRVVIE, encoded by the coding sequence GTGACCGAAAAAACCTCTCTCAGCTACAAAGACGCCGGTGTTGATATCGATGCAGGCAACGCTCTGGTTGACCGAATTAAAGGCGTGGTGAAGAAAACCCGCCGCCCGGAAGTCATGGGCGGACTGGGCGGCTTTGGCGCGCTGTGCGCCCTGCCCCAGAAATACCGCGAGCCGGTGCTGGTTTCCGGTACTGACGGCGTTGGCACCAAGCTGCGTCTGGCAATGGACCTTAAGCGTCACGACACCATCGGTATCGACCTTGTTGCCATGTGCGTCAACGACCTGGTCGTCCAGGGCGCTGAGCCACTGTTCTTCCTCGATTATTACGCAACCGGCAAGCTGGACGTGGACACCGCCGCCAGTGTGATTAGCGGCATTGCCGAAGGTTGCCTGCAATCCGGCTGCGCGCTGGTCGGTGGCGAAACGGCAGAGATGCCGGGCATGTATCACGGTGAAGACTACGACGTGGCAGGATTCTGTGTCGGCGTGGTTGAGAAATCAGAGATTATTGACGGCAGTAAAGTGGCCGACGGTGATGTGCTGGTAGCGCTGGCCTCCAGCGGCCCGCACTCCAACGGTTATTCGCTGGTGCGTAAGGTCATTGAAGTCAGCGGCTGTGACCCGCTCACAACCGACCTTGACGGCAAAACGCTCGCCGACCACCTGCTGGCACCAACGCGCATTTATGTTAAGTCCGTACTGGCGCTGATTGAAGCACTGGAGGTACACGCGATTGCGCACCTGACCGGTGGCGGCTTCTGGGAAAACATCCCGCGCGTGCTGCCGGATAATACCCAGGCTGTTATTGATGAGTCTTCCTGGCAGTGGCCGCAGGTCTTCAACTGGCTGTCGCAGGCGGGTAACATCAGCCGCCACGAGATGTACCGCACCTTTAACTGCGGCGTCGGCATGGTTATCGCACTGCCCGCAGGTGAAGCAGACAACGCCATTGAATTACTTAACAAGCTGGGTGAAAAGGCGTGGAAAATCGGTATCATCAAAGCATCTGATAGCGAACAGCGCGTGGTCATCGAGTAA
- the upp gene encoding uracil phosphoribosyltransferase produces the protein MKIVEVKHPLVRHKLGLMRENDVSTKRFRELASEVGSLLTYEATADLETERVTIEGWNGPVEIDQIKGKKITVVPILRAGLGMMEGVLEHVPSARISVVGIYRNEETLEPVPYFQKLVSNIDERMALVVDPMLATGGSMIATIDLLKKAGCSSIKVLVLVAAPEGIAALEKAHPDVELYTASIDQGLNEQGYIIPGLGDAGDKIFGTK, from the coding sequence ATGAAAATAGTGGAAGTGAAACACCCGCTCGTAAGACACAAACTGGGCCTGATGCGTGAGAATGACGTCAGCACCAAGCGCTTTCGTGAACTGGCTTCTGAAGTAGGCAGCCTGCTGACCTATGAAGCAACCGCAGACCTGGAAACCGAAAGGGTTACCATCGAAGGCTGGAACGGCCCGGTGGAAATTGACCAGATCAAAGGCAAGAAAATTACCGTGGTGCCTATCCTGCGCGCCGGTCTGGGCATGATGGAAGGCGTGCTGGAGCACGTGCCGAGCGCGCGCATCAGCGTGGTGGGCATCTACCGTAACGAAGAAACGCTGGAGCCGGTGCCGTATTTTCAGAAGCTGGTGTCTAACATCGATGAGCGCATGGCGCTGGTGGTGGACCCGATGCTGGCAACCGGTGGCTCAATGATTGCCACCATCGACCTGCTGAAAAAAGCCGGTTGCAGCAGCATTAAAGTGCTGGTGCTGGTGGCGGCACCGGAAGGTATCGCGGCGCTGGAAAAAGCACACCCGGACGTGGAGTTGTACACCGCCTCCATCGACCAAGGCCTCAACGAGCAGGGATACATTATTCCCGGCCTCGGTGATGCCGGTGATAAGATATTTGGTACAAAATAA
- the uraA gene encoding uracil permease: MTRRAIGVSERPPLLQTIPLSLQHLFAMFGATVLVPILFHINPATVLLFNGIGTLLYLFICKGKIPAYLGSSFAFISPVLLLLPLGYELALGGFIVCGALFCLVALIVKKAGTGWLDVMFPPAAMGAIVAVIGLELAGVAANMAGLLPADGQSADGTTITISLVTLAVTVFGSVLFRGFLAIIPILIGVLAGYALSFAMGVVDVTPIRDAAWFALPTFYTPRFEWFAVFTILPAALVVIAEHVGHLVVTANIVKKDLIRDPGLHRSMFANGLSTMFSGFFGSTPNTTYGENIGVMAITRVYSTWVIGGAAVIAILLSCVGKLAAAIQIIPVPVMGGVSLLLYGVIGASGIRVLIESKVDYSKAQNLILTSVILIIGVSGAKVHIGAAELKGMALATIVGVALSLIFKLISVLRPEETVLDPDESDDARA; the protein is encoded by the coding sequence ATGACGCGCCGCGCTATCGGGGTGAGTGAACGACCGCCGTTATTGCAGACCATTCCACTCAGTCTGCAACATCTGTTTGCGATGTTTGGGGCCACCGTGCTGGTTCCCATTCTGTTTCATATCAACCCGGCCACCGTTTTGCTGTTTAACGGTATCGGCACGCTATTGTATCTCTTCATCTGTAAAGGCAAAATCCCGGCCTACCTCGGTTCAAGCTTTGCGTTTATCTCGCCGGTGCTGCTGCTGTTGCCGCTGGGCTATGAGCTGGCGCTGGGCGGCTTTATCGTGTGCGGAGCGCTGTTTTGTCTGGTGGCGTTGATTGTGAAAAAAGCCGGAACCGGCTGGCTGGACGTGATGTTCCCACCGGCGGCCATGGGCGCGATTGTGGCGGTAATCGGTCTGGAACTGGCGGGCGTGGCGGCGAATATGGCGGGTCTGCTGCCTGCCGACGGCCAGTCTGCTGATGGCACTACCATTACTATTTCGCTGGTAACGCTGGCGGTCACGGTCTTTGGCTCGGTACTGTTTCGCGGCTTTCTTGCCATCATTCCTATCCTGATTGGCGTGCTGGCGGGCTATGCGCTGTCCTTCGCGATGGGCGTGGTAGACGTCACGCCGATTCGCGATGCCGCCTGGTTTGCGCTGCCGACGTTCTACACGCCGCGTTTTGAGTGGTTTGCTGTCTTTACCATTCTGCCTGCCGCGCTGGTGGTGATTGCCGAGCACGTTGGTCACCTGGTAGTGACGGCTAACATCGTGAAAAAAGATTTGATTCGCGACCCGGGTCTGCACCGTTCAATGTTCGCCAACGGCCTGTCTACCATGTTCTCCGGCTTTTTTGGCTCCACGCCGAACACCACCTACGGTGAAAACATCGGCGTGATGGCCATTACCCGCGTGTACAGCACCTGGGTAATTGGCGGCGCGGCGGTTATTGCCATTTTGCTGTCCTGCGTGGGCAAACTCGCGGCGGCTATCCAGATAATCCCAGTGCCGGTGATGGGCGGCGTGTCACTTCTGTTGTACGGGGTGATTGGTGCATCCGGTATCCGTGTGCTGATTGAGTCTAAAGTGGATTACAGCAAGGCACAGAACCTGATTCTGACCTCGGTAATTCTGATTATCGGCGTTAGCGGTGCGAAGGTGCATATTGGTGCCGCTGAACTCAAAGGCATGGCGCTGGCCACTATCGTTGGTGTGGCACTGAGCCTTATCTTCAAACTCATCAGCGTGCTGCGCCCGGAAGAGACGGTGCTTGATCCGGATGAGAGCGACGACGCGCGCGCTTAA